A genome region from Sander vitreus isolate 19-12246 chromosome 21, sanVit1, whole genome shotgun sequence includes the following:
- the znf646 gene encoding zinc finger protein 646 isoform X2: MAVQNTGRKKVFPCQQCGIVCPNMPSLLKHMDAHLEQEEERKFKCDECGRGYRHAGSLANHKKTHEVGTFQCNICGKENSNALALKSHLRSHTSQKKYSCAECGKGFRLATQLTTHEKVHLARRVKEQSFRKVEMEYSTHEIENDHPHHLSEQSASVGTSTENSPAEEKTEVVYNAESETSEDAANRPFRCDLCDKSYIHHRSLTNHKKTHQVGMFECTVCFKLFNNMAALYSHQRSHKARSVTDPDSMGGSHTGAPPDQFSPQSQDDPVNFCHLCQVLFPNDEEFQEHIQMHNSSSLSFGLQDTLSENHNISYDSSIASPESNFYASPINNVPSVSSIDNHLGFDQPLEQIRSNSQVYSDCSNNQTPPSNSTQGEPPIIDTSILNPSLKHTQNTDSATEMEETSTVDSDERPFKCHICGKSYRHSGSLINHKRSHQVGIYQCSFCRKSYPHLAALKSHLRLHKAQSSFGINDEGDWLSSEPLTLDNQQGSFSSQDDDEEEEEEEKDHALPVLGMDQENGVDHNNGALYHEHFNQDFSQDMTVHLPHNEHLMQRHMCADCGETFADIAGIKSHSCPLLQQQHDTTSSDYGSNIHFQDSNDHCAIGNPGSNVEFHGLNESHGQSYFEQNFHDNINSDQLNGGGEGDNAEEEEDDDDGDLYQCSLCGNSYTSMMALRSHLRGHTQSHDTPASSGPSSMSSHEEVKDDEPGEMMICSTCGESFANRQDLITHQLLHNKDQVDNATHLHMNNSDVPGGKEEAQSIICGSCGIFCTSYHNLENHGCTAERTDESTHGKEEINVNDVAQHEDTSHVKETVDAEDRQYKCDQCGRSYRHAGSLLNHKKSHKTGVFRCLVCQKRFYNLLALKNHQRSHFDIKRHTCNECGKAFKIQKQLLNHLKRHKENQAKIQDLNNQIQALMQMNGPRSDGEVQSLTSNANQAFTSSRPCKQLPGRKRGQTKRETTVKLEDAGDQRPFACDQCGRTYRHAGSLVNHRNSHKTGEYYCSVCNNTYANQLAMKNHLRTHFAYKKHSCQNCGKGFRGKKQLLAHVCAGLRKEGAAGRRGLKSRAFKCKECKQAFLSVDQLTAHTCDGPSSSSDAQRNVSPNKVERPFTCNICNRSYRHAGSLLNHKNTHKIGHFSCTFCSKPFTNPMALRNHTRIHTQKKKYACLTCGKAFRLASILHNHQRIHNRVASHFSCPACGKSFQGRSGLKRHRCRRGQENSPRAGIQQSERGDKCFIYTPR, translated from the exons ATGGCAGTGCAAAACACTGGCAGGAAAAAGGTTTTCCCTTGCCAACAATGTGGCATTGTATGTCCTAATATGCCCAGTCTGCTTAAGCACATGGATGCTCATCTTGAACAAGAGGAAGAACGCAAATTTAAATGTGATGAATGTGGACGTGGTTATAGGCATGCAGGTAGCTTAGCTAACCACAAAAAGACTCACGAAGTAGGTACTTTTCAATGTAACATCTGTGGTAAAGAAAACTCTAATGCTTTGGCCCTGAAGAGTCATCTCCGGAGCCACACTTCACAGAAAAAGTACTCCTGTGCCGAATGTGGGAAAGGTTTTCGTCTGGCAACACAGCTGACTACACATGAGAAGGTTCATCTTGCCAGGCGAGTAAAGGAGCAGTCATTTAGAAAGGTAGAAATGGAATATTCCACACATGAAATTGAAAATGATCACCCACATCATCTCAGTGAGCAGTCTGCCAGTGTTGGGACTTCTACAGAAAATAGCCCAGCTGAGGAAAAGACAGAGGTTGTTTATAATGCAGAATCTGAGACTTCTGAGGATGCAGCAAATCGACCTTTCAGATGTGATTTGTGTGACAAATCATACATACACCATCGAAGCCTGACCAATCACAAAAAGACTCACCAAGTGGGAATGTTTGAGTGCACAGTGTGTTTCAAACTGTTTAATAACATGGCGGCACTCTACAGCCACCAGAGATCTCACAAGGCAAGAAGTGTGACAGACCCTGATTCAATGGGTGGATCACACACCGGCGCACCGCCGGACCAGTTTTCACCTCAGAGCCAGGATGATCCAGTAAATTTTTGCCATTTGTGTCAGGTACTGTTCCCCAATGATGAAGAGTTCCAGGAACACATCCAAATGCATAACTCTTCATCTCTGTCGTTTGGCCTTCAAGATACCTTGTCAGAGAACCATAATATATCATATGACAGCAGTATTGCTTCGCCTGAGTCAAATTTTTATGCATCTCCTATAAATAATGTCCCCTCAGTATCCTCAATAGATAATCATTTAGGCTTTGATCAGCCACTGGAGCAGATTAGAAGTAACAGTCAGGTGTACTCGGACTGCTCCAACAATCAAACACCACCTTCCAATAGCACTCAGGGAGAACCCCCAATCATAGACACGAGCATTCTCAATCCTTCCCTGAAGCACACTCAAAACACGGACAGTGCAACTGAAATGGAAGAGACTTCAACTGTAGATTCTGACGAGCGTCCCTTCAAGTGTCATATATGCGGTAAAAGCTACCGGCACTCTGGGAGCCTCATCAACCACAAAAGGTCACATCAGGTTGGGATTTACCAATGTTCCTTCTGCAGAAAGAGCTATCCTCACCTGGCCGCCCTCAAAAGTCATCTTCGTCTCCACAAAGCTCAGTCATCTTTTGGCATCAACGATGAGGGAGACTGGCTGTCCTCAGAGCCTCTGACTCTGGATAACCAGCAGGGCAGCTTCTCCTCTcaagatgatgatgaggaggaggaggaggaggaaaaggatcACGCTCTCCCTGTGCTTGGTATGGATCAGGAGAATGGAGTTGACCACAATAATGGAGCTTTGTACCATGAGCATTTTAATCAGGACTTTTCCCAGGATATGACTGTGCATCTACCTCACAACGAACACCTGATGCAGAGGCACATGTGTGCAGACtgtggtgaaacatttgcagaTATTGCAGGGATTAAGTCTCACAGTTGCCCACTGCTACAGCAGCAACATGACACTACTAGCAGTGACTATGGCAGTAATATACATTTCCAGGACAGTAATGATCACTGTGCCATTGGAAATCCAGGAAGTAATGTTGAGTTCCATGGTCTGAATGAAAGCCACGGCCAAAGTTACTTTGAACAGAACTTCCATGACAATATAAACAGTGATCAGCTGAATGGTGGTGGAGAAGGTGATAAtgctgaagaggaggaggatgatgatgatggagatCTTTATCAGTGCTCTTTATGTGGAAACAGCTACACTAGCATGATGGCTCTCAGGAGCCATCTCCGAGGCCACACACAGTCCCACGATACTCCTGCAAGCTCAGGGCCTTCCTCCATGTCCTCCCATGAAGAAGTGAAAGATGACGAGCCCGGAGAAATGATGATCTGTAGCACATGCGGGGAAAGTTTTGCCAATAGGCAGGACCTGATAACTCATCAGCTTCTACACAACAAGGACCAGGTAGATAATGCTACTCATTTACATATGAACAACAGTGATGTGCCTGGGGGCAAGGAGGAAGCACAGAGTATCATCTGTGGCAGCTGTGGCATCTTCTGCACCAGCTACCATAATCTTGAGAACCATGGTTGCACAGCTGAGAGGACAGATGAGTCCACACATGGTAAAGAGGAAATTAATGTAAATGATGTTGCCCAGCATGAAGACACGAGTCACGTCAAAGAAACTGTTGATGCCGAAGATCGTCAGTACAAATGTGATCAGTGTGGGCGTTCATACAGACACGCAGGCTCCCTGCTTAACCACAAAAAGTCCCACAAAACAGGTGTATTCAGATGCCTCGTCTGCCAGAAGCGCTTCTACAACCTGTTGGCCCTTAAAAACCACCAGAGGTCACACTTTGATATTAAGAG GCATACTTGCAATGAGTGTGGAAAAGCCTTCAAAATTCAAAAGCAGTTACTGAATCACCTGAAAAGGCACAAAGAGAACCAAGCTAAAATCCAGGACCTCAACAACCAGATCCAGGCCCTCATGCAGATGAATGGGCCCAGGTCAGACGGAGAAGTGCAGTCCTTAACTTCAAATGCCAATCAGGCTTTTACTTCGTCTCGGCCCTGCAAgcagctgcctggaaggaagAGAGGACAAACAAAACGTGAGACTACAGTCAAATTAGAGGATGCAGGTGACCAACGGCCTTTTGCCTGTGACCAGTGTGGGCGTACATACCGCCACGCAGGAAGTCTGGTCAACCACAGGAACTCCCATAAAACAGGTGAATATTACTGTTCAGTTTGTAACAACACTTACGCCAATCAACTAGCAATGAAGAACCACTTGCGCACCCACTTTGCATATAAAAAGCACTCTTGCCAAAACTGTGGAAAAGGCTTTAGGGGAAAGAAGCAGCTATTAGCCCACGTTTGTGCAGGCCTCAGAAAGGAGGGGGCCGCAGGCAGGAGGGGTCTAAAATCTAGAGCGTTTAAGTGTAAGGAATGTAAGCAGgcctttctctctgttgaccAACTGACAGCGCACACCTGTGATGGACCATCAAGCAGCAGTGATGCACAAAGAAACGTGTCTCCAAATAAAGTGGAGCGGCCTTTCACGTGCAACATATGTAATCGCAGCTACCGTCATGCAGGCTCACTCCTAAACCACAAAAACACCCACAAGATAGGACACTTTAGTTGCACCTTCTGCTCTAAGCCCTTCACTAACCCCATGGCTTTACGCAATCACACACGCATCCATACACAGAAGAAAAAGTATGCGTGTCTCACATGTGGAAAGGCCTTCCGCCTCGCCAGTATCCTGCACAACCACCAGAGGATCCACAACCGGGTGGCGAGTCACTTCAGCTGTCCTGCATGTGGAAAGAGCTTCCAGGGCAGGTCTGGCCTAAAGAGGCACCGCT
- the znf668 gene encoding zinc finger protein 668 produces MASPQPGSPPLAEQYTPPAQDKGSQQEEELVMDQPAKKRGRGRPPKAKASFKCSACTEAFRSLSALQSHKLSAHTKDRQQQHSCSQCTKTFSSKAQLSKHERTHSAQRPFQCPDCHKAYKTPTELRNHSRSHTGEKPFVCTECGKAFMQAICLRIHMTQHSGERPYSCRQCSKSYPTLSKLKVHLRSHTGEKPYFCAECGKSFADPSVFRKHRRNHQGHRPYACDECGKTYTELKDLKNHERSHTGEKPYLCSDCGKAFSRSSSLACHQRIHSQNKPYQCEQCGKGFTQLSSYQSHLRTHSGEKPFLCPQCGKMFSDPSSFRRHQRAHLGFKPYPCDKCSKRFRQPADLAVHERVHSGERPYKCQSCDKAFVASWDLRRHMLVHTGLRPFSCTECDKSFAERSSLNKHRRVHSGERPFKCEECLKSFVVSSSLRKHERTHLAEQSEQQQQQQQQQQPETEAGSASGFTAHTTLPQFSCTHCDATFGSWDEVQAHENLHSIDSTPLTVTKIVSMGSHVCETCQAEFAQLADLQEHEKQHPKPRPHACNSCGKGFLNKSGLRKHQKIHSTSKPHSCPHCGKAFLFAAYLRKHLRTHADAAPTTTQLSDINIIHTDPLPSPPPPSEVSSSTVEPSAISLTVPVTAFQTLPEYLIKEEGL; encoded by the coding sequence ATGGCCTCTCCTCAGCCTGGCAGCCCACCTCTTGCAGAGCAGTACACCCCTCCTGCACAGGACAAAGGGAGCCAACAAGAGGAAGAGCTGGTGATGGATCAGCCTGCAAAAAAACGTGGCAGAGGCAGACCTCCAAAAGCCAAAGCTTCCTTCAAATGCTCTGCATGCACAGAGGCTTTCAGGAGTCTGTCAGCTCTGCAGAGCCACAAGCTTTCAGCACATACAAAGGACCGTCAGCAACAGCACTCATGTTCTCAGTGTACTAAAACATTCTCGAGCAAGGCTCAACTCTCAAAGCACGAGCGCACTCACTCAGCCCAGCGCCCCTTTCAGTGTCCCGACTGTCACAAGGCTTACAAGACACCCACAGAGCTACGCAACCATAGCCGCTCTCACACTGGGGAGAAACCATTTGTATGCACAGAGTGTGGTAAGGCCTTTATGCAAGCTATATGCCTGAGGATCCATATGACACAGCACAGTGGAGAGCGTCCTTACTCTTGCCGTCAGTGCTCTAAGAGCTACCCCACCCTGTCTAAACTGAAGGTGCACTTGCGCTCTCACACGGGAGAAAAGCCATACTTCTGTGCTGAGTGTGGTAAGAGTTTTGCGGATCCCTCTGTGTTCCGAAAACACAGAAGGAACCATCAAGGCCATCGGCCGTACGCTTGCGATGAATGTGGGAAAACGTACACAGAGCTGAAGGACCTGAAAAACCATGAGCGCTCCCACACTGGAGAAAAGCCATATCTGTGCTCAGACTGTGGCAAAGCCTTCTCCCGCTCCTCGTCCCTGGCCTGCCATCAGCGCATTCACTCCCAGAACAAACCCTATCAGTGCGAGCAGTGTGGTAAAGGCTTCACCCAGCTCTCCTCCTACCAGTCTCATCTCCGCACTCACTCTGGCGAGAAGCCTTTCCTCTGCCCACAGTGTGGCAAGATGTTTTCTGACCCCTCCAGTTTCCGGCGCCACCAGCGAGCGCACTTGGGTTTCAAGCCTTACCCCTGCGATAAGTGTTCCAAGAGGTTCCGGCAGCCAGCTGATCTGGCCGTGCATGAGCGTGTTCACTCTGGAGAGCGGCCTTACAAATGCCAGAGTTGTGACAAGGCCTTTGTAGCATCCTGGGATCTGCGGCGCCACATGCTTGTCCACACAGGTCTTAGGCCCTTTTCTTGCACTGAGTGTGACAAGTCATTTGCTGAGCGCTCCAGCCTCAACAAGCACCGACGTGTGCACTCTGGAGAAAGGCCTTTCAAATGTGAGGAGTGTTTGAAGTCTTTCGTGGTGTCCTCAAGCCTTCGCAAACATGAGAGAACTCACCTTGCTGAGCAgtctgagcagcagcagcagcagcagcagcaacaacaaccggAGACAGAGGCCGGGTCAGCCTCAGGCTTTACTGCCCACACAACTCTTCCGCAGTTCTCCTGTACTCACTGTGATGCTACATTTGGAAGCTGGGATGAAGTTCAGGCACATGAAAATCTTCACTCCATCGACTCCACTCCTCTGACTGTTACCAAAATCGTATCCATGGgctcacatgtctgtgaaaccTGCCAGGCAGAGTTTGCACAGCTGGCAGACTTGCAGGAGCATGAGAAGCAGCACCCCAAGCCGAGACCTCATGCTTGCAACAGTTGCGGCAAAGGCTTCCTCAACAAATCTGGACTGCGTAAACACCAGAAGATCCATTCCACCAGCAAACCTCACAGCTGCCCCCACTGTGGCAAAGCTTTCCTGTTTGCTGCCTACCTTCGCAAGCACTTACGGACTCATGCAGACGCTGCCCCGACCACCACACAACTCAGTGATATAAACATTATTCATACTGACCCACTTCCCTCTCCTCCACCCCCCAGTGAGGTTTCCTCCTCCACTGTTGAACCCAGTGCCATATCCCTAACAGTTCCAGTGACTGCTTTTCAGACTCTGCCAGAGTACTTAATCAAAGAAGAGGGACTttga
- the gjz1 gene encoding LOW QUALITY PROTEIN: uncharacterized protein gjz1 (The sequence of the model RefSeq protein was modified relative to this genomic sequence to represent the inferred CDS: inserted 2 bases in 1 codon; deleted 2 bases in 1 codon; substituted 1 base at 1 genomic stop codon), which yields MIPPSTFTKLEVDFTCNGTRDSICSRACFNRDFQKPMMVAWNFLLYVLVILSVLLMELFASHLCCLAQETKCSTDVCSEXYVCVVRAVPQKHMYALASNSGMIIVXSGLFCMYSIAHYLCNYLTL from the exons ATGATTCCTCCTTCCACCTTTACCAAACTGGAGGTTGACTTCACCTGCAATGGCACCAGGGACAGCATCTGCTCCAGAGCCTGTTTTAATAGAGACTTCCAGAAACCTATGATGGTGGCCTGGAACTTc ctactgtatgtgctggTAATCCTTTCTGTCCTGCTCATGGAGCTGTTTGCCTCCCACCTGTGCTGCCTGGCCCAGGAGACGA AATGCTCGACAGATGTCTGTTCAGA ttatgtttgtgttgtgaggGCCGTCCCACAGAAACACATGTATGCTTTGGCATCCAACTCTGGCATGATTATTGTTTGATCAGGCTTATTTTGTATGTACTCCATTGCTCACTACCTTTGCAACTATTTaacattataa
- the LOC144536511 gene encoding circularly permutated Ras protein 1-like, whose product MEFACGFVYVPPSVSQKDAPGSNVIKRSALLPPVNRIRPSTPPPPPPSKNSAEAKSPKSLQSPSKVIEQLEKSKEVKKAVKPIVFYENEDKLEAATSSSITPQQTPRKTALLPPHMRPATRSQSLPYSQPLPSSNTNSQTFTYDLPKDEPDLNSHPWDPNYSYTTPEGTGCKVKLPADTSSVSAQTSASVPPLPPRPSFLQSMPEYLVLLPAPYLSSKKLLSDTSLISSSSKGLADQGPLPGNPNVLLVSLGKLLSEEMQTIQGEPTPCSQCGSVLESCYANVVEDCYFCQPWKPTSTPSIPQCRHQDSLFLLFPNEKPLCAADALLLFCIDISGSMSTTSQRSEGEQVVHRSRLEFVQEAVLQCVQRLSEQQPDKRVGLITFNSQVTMHGNEHFTSHSLSGPELTDSDFLKKAAASFPTPPPLSQTKDYLQRQVRGLSEGGTTALGPAALLTIAIASRQPGSKVIICTDGKANTDLGNLEEEDIDARTLLSSTIFYQELGEYAANQGVTVSVLSIEGTDCRLDELGRLADRSGGTVVITSPNRLHQEFEQIIENRTIATHCTVTLLLPQSLRMKGEREAGHKGTREVGNVDPDTEITFQFGVSKQDAEVSVPASGSSVSIQLQIRYRQRKGQRMLRVITTQREVTDDSLAALSSLSLAIIQLNSSQASAALAVRGRFLDASREGELQRKLMERAIMHNRSSEDHQTYQEWVKTMEPIYNNSIQIFTRSKSVFSDSQSLTDAGAALLYTMKHSNRKSISLKNKHKL is encoded by the exons ATGGAATTTGCTTGTGGATTTGTTTATGTGCCGCCATCAGTGAGTCAGAAAGACGCCCCAGGATCCAACGTCATTAAGCGCTCAG CTCTTCTCCCTCCTGTTAACCGGATCCGTCCTAgcactcctccccctcctcctccttcaaaAAACTCTGCAGAAGCCAAATCACCGAAATCCCTCCAATCTCCCTCCAAGGTTATTGAACAGTTGGAAAAGAGCAAGGAGGTGAAGAAGGCTGTGAAGCCCATTGTCTTCTATGAAAATGAAGATAAACTGGAGGCAGCTACATCCAGCAGTATAACTCCTCAGCAGACACCTCGAAAAACAG CTCTTCTTCCACCACATATGAGACCTGCAACACGCAGCCAGTCCCTTCCTTACAGCCAGCCACTCCCTTCTTCCAACACCAACAGTCAGACATTTACCTACGACCTCCCGAAAGATGAGCCTGATTTAAATTCCCATCCCTGGGACCCAAATTACTCGTACACTACACCAGAAGGCACGGGGTGCAAAGTAAAGCTGCCAGCTGACACTAGCAGTGTGTCAGCCCAGACATCAG CATCAGTCCCACCTCTTCCTCCAAGACCTTCATTCCTGCAGTCAATGCCAGAGTACCTGGTGCTGTTGCCCGCACCCTACTTATCATCTAAGAAATTACTCTCAGACACGTCACTTATCTCGTCTTCTAGTAAAG GATTGGCCGATCAGGGGCCTCTGCCAGGGAATCCTAATGTGCTTCTTGTCAGTTTAGGAAAATTACTCTCAGAGGAAA TGCAGACCATACAAGGAGAACCCACCCCCTGCTCACAGTGTGGCTCTGTGCTGGAGTCCTGCTATGCCAATGTG GTTGAGGACTGTTACTTCTGTCAGCCATGGAAGCCGACCAGCACTCCCAGTATACCACAGTGTCGTCACCAGGATAGCCTCTTTCTGCTCTTTCCTAATGAAAAGCCCCTGTGTGCTGCTGACGCTCTGCTGCTCTTCTGCATCGACATCTCAGGCTCCATGAGCACAACCTCTCAG aggtcagagggagagcaggttgTCCACAGATCTCGTCTTGAA TTTGTCCAGGAAGCTGTGTTGCAGTGTGTTCAGAGACTAAGTGAACAACAACCTGACAAACGAGTGGGACTCATCACCTTCAACTCTCAG GTGACAATGCATGGAAATGAGCATTTCACGTCACATTCCCTGAGCGGTCCTGAGTTAACTGACAGCGACTTTCTGAAAAAGGCTGCAGCCAGTTTCCCCACTCCACCTCCACTGTCACAGACCAAGGACTACTTACAGAGACAAGTCAGGGG ATTATCTGAAGGTGGGACCACAGCTCTTGGACCAGCTGCTCTCCTGACGATTGCAATAGCCTCCAGACAGCCGGGGTCCAAG GTGATTATCTGTACAGATGGAAAGGCCAACACAGATTTGGGGAATCTAGAGGAAGAGGATATTGATGCTCGCACCCTCCTCTCATCCACCATCTTCTACCAGGAGCTGGGGGAATATGCTGCCAATCAGGG TGTTACAGTGTCTGTGCTGTCCATAGAGGGAACAGACTGCAGGCTGGATGAGCTAGGGAGACTCGCTGATCGCAGTGGAGGGACA GTGGTGATAACAAGCCCCAATAGGTTGCACCAAGAGTTTGAACAGATCATTGAGAACAGGACCATAGCCACTCATTGCACTGTCACATTACTGCTGCCCCAATCACT ACGtatgaaaggagagagggaggcaggacACAAAGGGACCAGAGAGGTGGGGAACGTGGACCCAGACACAGAGATCACCTTCCAGTTTGGAGTCAGTAAACAGGATGCAGAAG TGTCGGTGCCGGCCTCTGGTAGCAGTGTGTCCATCCAGCTGCAGATCAGGTACAGGCAGAGGAAGGGACAGAGGATGCTTAGAGTGATCACCACACAACGAGAAGTTACTGATGACAG CTTGGCGGCcctatcctctctctctctggccatCATTCAGCTCAACTCGTCACAGGCCAGCGCTGCTCTGGCTGTCAGAGGCCGCTTCCTCGACGCCAGCAGGGAGGGAGAGCTGCAGAggaagctgatggagagagCGAT AATGCATAATCGAAGTTCAGAGGACCATCAAACATACCAAGAATGGGTTAAAACCATGGAGCCTATATACAACAACAGCATACAAATCTTCACAAGG AGTAAATCTGTCTTTTCAGACTCACAG TCTCTAACAGACGCTGGTGCAGCGCTGCTCTACACCATGAAGCACAGCAACAGGAAGTCCATCTCACTGAAGAATAAACATAAACTCTAG